In the genome of Microtus ochrogaster isolate Prairie Vole_2 chromosome 14 unlocalized genomic scaffold, MicOch1.0 chr14_random_1, whole genome shotgun sequence, the window GGCACCTGCCAGCAGGTAACTGAGGCCCCGCACTGCAGTCTCCAGCTGGGCCGTGGCGGCTGGGTGACGAGTCACGTACTCCTGGTAGCGGAGGCCCAGAAGCCGCAGCTTCTCCATCCTGCTCCAGCCACAGACAGTTCCACCGGCCGACAGCACAGCTGGCGCGGCGGCCTGCGGCCTGCGTCCTCCTTCCTGCTTCCGGCCCTAAGCCCGCCTCCCAGTCGCTCCACTTCCGCAGCCCAGAGCTAGCTAGACGCCCGTTCACCCCATCTCTAGCACCTCCTCCTAGTGACCGTGAGCgcccacccttcctccttccatccatTGGCTCCCTCACTCTCCGCCCTGAAGCTCCTagagcctctggcttccactctTCAGCCTTCTTGGTTGGCTGTTTTGGCGCCTGCGCAGTTGCAGCTTGGCTGCAGGCTGAACAGTTCATTCTAGAGAAGGGAACACGAAGTCTCAGACTTTCCCAGAAGATCGCCGAGAGGCTCGAGCGGGAGGGCAGGCCAGCAAAGGACTTGGGATTTAAGGCGCAAGGAACCTCGAAACTGTCGTAAATGGGTCTCAGCAACCGCCAGTTTCCAGTTCCCCACAAAAGCCAGTgtcggggaaactgaggcaaaccTAGCCAGCAGATTTAGTGCCGTGGCTTCGGCTCCAGCCCCTCCTGGGTGGACCCCCAAAAGCCGTAGCCGGATGACTACTTTGGCGGAGAATACCCTGGCCTAGCCTTCTGCTCTCCACTTAGGATGAACCTGTGCATACGCTTCCCTTATGTGCACCTCAATTTCCCATTACAAAATTATTTGGGGCCGACTTGGACCTTGAACTCGGAACGAATGTCAGCGTTTTCTGGCCCTTGGATGTATCTCCTGGCTCTCAGCTGAGCCCCAAGGGTTGGGGGGTAACACCTAGGGATCCACTCCTGAACCCAGCAACAAAGCTGCTAAAGTCAAGGCCGCTGCAGGGAGGGAACGGCTCCGGGGAGGCAGCTGATTGGCTGTGGGCAGAGGGGGCGTGGCAACTCTGCGCCATTGTGGACTCCGCCCGGGAATTTATGGTATCCCTTGAGTATGTAATGCGTTTGTTTAGTACCTTACCGGGCATTATCTTCCCAATAAACCCATCCAGTATATCACAAGCATGTACGGAAATGTCATCATGAAGTTCATgattttggttggtttgttttgagacaaggtctcacaatgtACCCTTgtttggctggcctcaaattcacagagatctgcttacttcggcttcctaaatgctgggatttttaAAGACCCGTGCCATCATGATAGACGAAGCTCATTGTTTTGTACaattaataaacacaaataaaaatgttcataaaggagctagagagatggctcagggtttaagaAATGCTCACTTAAGAAtcttttaagccgggcggtggtgacgcacgcctttaatcccagcacttgggaggcagaggcaggcggatctctgtgagttcgagaccagcctggtctacaaaagctagttccaggacaggctccaaaaccacagagaagccctgtctcgaaaaaccaaaaaaaaaaaaaaaaaaaaaaaaaaaaaaaaaaaaagaatcttttaaatgCAGGGTGGTGGccgtgcatgcctttgatcccggcacttgggaggcagagaccagtctggtctacagagcgagttccaaggcagccaaggCTGTTTGTTACACGAAGAaactcagtcttgaaaaacaaagacaatttaaattaaaaaaaaaaaaaaaagctgggtgtggtactGGATAGAGGGCTTGGAGTaaaagagcacttgttcttgcagaggacttggatttggtccccagcacccacatggtggctcataaccatctgtaattccagttttagAGGATTCGATACCTTCTTATGATCTCTGTAAGCACAtggcaggcacacatgtggatgtACAGAAAGACATGCAGACCaaagtcatatacataaaatgcagTAAGTCCTAAAATAAAGcgctggtcatggtggcacattcctgtaaggaattccagcactggggaggcggagTCAAGAGGATTGCTGCAAGGACAAAACCAGCCTTGCCCGTGGAGTGAGTTTTAGGTTAGCCTTAGCTAGAGTAAGACTtcgttttaaaaaattaaactaaaatcattttttttaagtgcctgctgggctggagagatggctcagaagttgagagcactgctgactgctcttccagaggtcctgggttcaattcccagcaaccacctggtggctcacaaccatctgtaatgagatctgatgccctcttctggggtgcaggcaaacatgctgtatatataacaaataaatctttttaaaaagagtgcGTACTATGTCTAGTCCTGATTGGAATGCCGCTTTAGTCTGAGCCGGAGCTGGACTCTGTGGTACTTTAAGCACCACACTcaccaggaagccacagccatgcccacttccttccttccttccttccttcttttctttgtctatGTGGAGCCAATGCCTGCCAACAAAAACTCAGGGAGAGGTGCTCTGAACCTCAGAAGAGTCTGTGGTACGGGCACCGCGGAAGTGGTTCCTCACCCACCCCGAGTGCCCCACATACTCCTTGCCCTGCTGGCGGTTTCGCTGGTCCATCTTCAGTGTCCACTTGGTGGGTTTAGAATTGTGTAGAAACGAACTTCTGAGTGTGTCCATGGTGTGCCTGCAGTTGAGAGAACCCAGCCTGGATGCTTGACTCCTCCTTCTCTGTGTTGGAGTCCTGaactgaataaaagagaaagcaacCTGGGCACCAGCCTGCATCTTTCTCCATCTCCTGACTGTGGATTACAGCTTGGCCGGCAACCTCAGGCTTCCCAAACCACTGCTGCCCACTGTGATGGATTATACCCTCaagctgtgagcccaaataaatcccCCCTTAAGCTTGCTTCTGCCAAGGGTTGATTTTGTCACAGTTGTGAGAAAAGCAACTAGTACATCAACCTCGTCAGATTGATAGGAACGCTTGCCCACAGATAAGGCCCAAGGAGGCCCGACTACTTGTCCCAGATAGCACTGCGAGGCCCTGACCAAAAGGCCTTTGACAGCACTGTCTAGCTCAGCATGAGCTGAGACATGATGAGACAGGCCTGGCTAAAATCTAGGCTCAGGAACTCAGTGACTTCACTGCCTTTTGGGCCATTCCTCTACAGCCCTCTGCTGCAGCTGGAGTgagcttatgtgtgtgtgtgtttatacttgtgtgtacatgcaggtgAATACAGGTGTGCAAGATTTTATCAGATGGTCTTTTGttctggggaggaaggagaggcccTGAGGACGGTGGTACACCACCTCCCCTTCACTTCCAGATGGTGAAGGGTCTTTCTCTCCAGTGCAGGGGGCTGGGCCCTGGCAGGCCAGCAGCCAGCAGGGATGCCTGAATTTCCTCTCTAGATCTGGAGCCTGATTAGAGCCGAGGCCTGTACAAGCTTGGCAGCCGGGAAGGAGGCTCCTCCCTGCTGGATTCCTGCCTGGATCTGGCAGCAAGGCTGGGCTGCAAAGGCCTTTGGAGAAATTGGTCTGGATCCTCTCTCCTTTTGTCTGTCCCAAGTCACAGGAGAAGAAAGACCAGTTGGACAGGCACAGATGAGGACACCAGAGACCCAGGGAGGGTGTTGGACAATCCAAGTTCACAAAATAAAGTCCTGAGCAGATCTGGCTCAAATGGAGGCTCAGCTCCAGGGGACTAGATTCACTTTTGTCTCGCTTTCCTCCGAAGGCTCCAGAGGGCTTCTTGAGGGTCCAGCAGACACTTCCGTTCATCTCCCTACCCACAGTGcggaggctgagacagggtcaCCATGATGAGAGACGACAATGTGTCCACTAACTCACACCTCTTTATAGAAGACTTAGCTTGGTCTAGGCTCTGCCTGTGACCCTATCTGCTCCTACACACTTGGAGCTCCTACAGCCTCTCAGTTGAGGGTTATGGGGAGGGACCCTTtcacctcccaccccccaccccgaaCTTCACTCTAGGCTGACAATGAGGCCGAAGCATTGGAATTCAAAGCCTGGACACAAGAGTTTTCTCTTAATGCCTACATGTACAAGAGGCAGTTTTCGGTTTCTATAGCAACCTCCAAAGGCCCACAGGCTGATCCCCCAATCCCCCAGAGAAAGGCATTCCGATAACCCAGGGGAGGAGCCAGCCCCAGGCTGCTGTTTATGGGTCTGCCTCATTTTAGACAGCTGATCTTGAACCAAAGATCCAGCCTGTGCTCCTGGTGAGGCCTAGTGGAGTCCTTGGAGGGCAGGTCCAGTTTTTGTACAAATTGAATACctggatttgggggggggggtgacccACAGAACAGGCCCAGTTTTTGTACAAATTGAATACCtggatttgggggggggtgacCCACAGAACAGGCAACTTCAGCTTCCCTTGAGCTGTCAAGTTAAGCAAGAGGCTTGGAGAGATCCACATTCCGGAGGtaggaggggcaggggcaggtccTGAGGTGAACGACCCCGGAGGGAAGACTGAGAAAGCAGACACCTCTGGGAGTCCGTGCAGGCGCAGTTTAGGGCTGCCTGCCACAGCCAATAGCCGAAGGCTGCAGGTTCCTGTCACTCTCAGGGACAATCTCGTCTTGTGTCCTCGGGGCAGTGTGAGGATTAACTGAGTGAAGGCTTGGCAAATACTTGGCTCAGGGCCTGGCACTCAGGACGTGTTCAACCGACCATGGCAGGTCTCTTTCACAGCCCAGAGCTCCCTGCACCCCTATAGGGCCAGAGGCCTGCtgaagggtggaggagggaagaggaagggatccAGGCCTTGGAACCTGGCACGATCAACGCACTCCAGGCAAGGGCAGGGGAACTCACGGCCCTGCCCAGGCGGCATTGAGGCCCTCTGCCAGCTCTTGTGCAGGAGGGGAGGCGACCTTCAAAAGGGCGCAGTGCCCATGTTTTCCAGTACACTGCTGGGCCGGGCTGGTCCACCTGGACTAAGGGCCAGGGAGGACGCTCAGGCTACAGGTGTCCCTAGCAGGCCCAGCCTCCAGTCCCCGACCTGAGCAGGTGTCTCCCGACAGTCCTAAtactccccgccccctcctccgCCTGGACTCCTGCGGTGACCGGGCCAATCCTTTGATCCTGAGCTCCCGGTCACGGGTCCTTCCCCTTATGGGGAGGGATGGGGTCCCAGAGCCAGGAGGGTTCAGGTAGCGGGCACAGGGCCATCCTGGATAGCTGTCCCAGTGGCCTTCAGCCGTCCGGTGCCTTGGTGCAAAAGAGGGTTATAGGTTCCTGGCCGTTTTCGGAGCTGTCCTGTACGGGGGGGAGGGCAAGGGCGGAACCCTGCCAGGGTCTCCCCGCCCCTTCCAGTCCAGACAAGCGAAGGTGAAACCTGAGCCCAGGTTGGGGGCGGGGCTGACTCGCTGCTCTGCCCCGGTCCCCGCTACCGGGCGGTCGCAACAGGAACAAGGCCTTCTTGGAGCCTCTGGAGCAGGTGAGACAGGCGGCTATGCCCGGGCAGGGAGAGCAGCCGTCGGGCCCCGCAACCCAGCGCTGACCCTCCTCTGGTCTTGGTCCGCAGGGTCCGTGATGGAGCCCGCTGCCCGGGGTCGCCCCCCGCCCTGAGTCCCTCAGACAGCCATGCTGCCCCGAGGGCGCCCCCGGGCACTGGGGGCCGCCacgctgctgctggtggtggtggtagtggttggCTTCTTCCTGTTCGGCCGGGACCCAGAGTGTGAGCGCCGAGAGCTGGGCAGGCGAGGTGGGGACCTAGTGTGCCCTCTGCCTGCTCATGCCACGTGTCCTTTCAGACGGACTACAGGCAACTGCCACCCTCGATGGAGACCCATACGGGAGCCGCAATCGCTCCACCTCCGATCTGCAGCCTCTACTGCCACCCAAGTGCGAGGTAGGTGCGCGTGGCCTCTGATGGCTGCCACCCCCAGGGTTCCTGGCTCCAGCCCAACCATCTGGGCATCTACAAGAATCAAAGCACCTGACATCTGGCCACCAAGCTGGGACACCTGAGGACGCCCCTTCACTCTTCAGTTTCTCCACTTGTGAAATTGAGGTGGTGCCTCTAAGCAACCCTTTCCCCAGTTCTGATGTCTGGTGGGGGATACACtgttctagaccaggctggctccgcTGACCGGTAGACGTTGGGGACCGCTTCTGACCTAGGTGTTCCCTCCCAGCTGTTGCATGTGGCCATTGTGTGTGCCGGACACAACTCCAGCCGAGAGGTCATCACCCTTGTGAAGTCCGTGCTATTCTACAGGTACAGACAGGCCACCTGGACGAGGGTCAGGAGCCCACCCACAACGAAACAATCCACACCACTCTTCCGTTTCCTCATCCCAGGAAACTGAAGCCCCCTTCCTGAGGGTGGTGCGGGCAGGCTGGTGGCAGGGTATCAGAACACCCTCAGGAACTCCTTGTAGGAGACACGGCCTCCTCCTGTGGAGAGAATCCTCTGTTGTTCCTGCACAGCCTTACGTTGACTCTTTCCACCCAAAAGGAAAAATCCGCTGCACCTCCACCTGGTAACTGACGCTGTAGCCAGAAGCATCCTGGAGACACTCTTCCGAACATGGATGGTGCCGGCTGTGATCATCAGATTCTATGACGCTGAAGAGCTCAAGGCAGGAGTCCGCTCCCCGCCCCCCTGccaccccactcctgcccagctAGGCCCATTCTCTCCTTACTCCCACTGTGCCCCTGAGTATGTCCGTCCCCCTGTcgtacctccccacccccacagccgCTGATCTCCTGGATCCCCAATAAGCACTACTCTGGTCTCTATGGGCTAATGAAGTTAGTGCTTCCCAGCATCCTGCCTCTCAGCCTGGCCCGAGTGGTTGTTCTGGACACTGACGTCACTTTCTCCTCGGATATTGCCGAGCTCTGGGCACTCTTCGCTCATTTTTCCGGTGAGACGCCTGCAACCCTGCCCTGGCCTGTCCCTTCCCCCGACCTGCCCAGGCCCCTGTTGTTTACTAGCCCTGAGCCATGTCCCGAGgcagctccctcctccccctcccgtCCCAGACAAGCAGGTGATCGGTCTCGTGGAGAACCAGAGCGACTGGTACCTGGGCAACCTCTGGAAGAACCATAAGCCTTGGCCTGCCTTGGGCAGGGGATTTAACACAGGTGGGGGCAGTGGTGAGGGAagcagggtggggtgggctgCTGAGCCTCAGTGGTGGGAAGGGCACAGACTACTAGGAAGCCCTCAAGACCTCCGCCGGTGCTGTGGACGGGACACTGGATGAAGAGAACCCTCCCACTTTGCGTGCTTGTACCAAATGACTGTGGCCAACAAGACTCTGCTTTCTGGTCTATATCATGGTCTATATGAGCTGTGAGAGGGTGGTTGGGAAGGGCTCCACTCCTCCTCTACCCAAGGGAATTATGGGTGACTATGTCAGAACCCTCAGAAAACACAGTCCTGTGTTAGCAATTTggacatggttttttttttttttaaagatttatttatttattatgtatacaacattctgcctccatgtatgcccacacgccagaggagggcgccagatctcattacagatggttgtgagccaccatgtggttgctgggaattgaactcaggacctctgNNNNNNNNNNNNNNNNNNNNNNNNNNNNNNNNNNNNNNNNNNNNNNNNNNNNNNNNNNNNNNNNNNNNNNNNNNNNNNNNNNNNNNNNNNNNNNNNNNNNNNNNNNNNNNNNNNNNNNNNNNNNNNNNNNNNNNNNNNNNNNNNNNNNNNNNNNNNNNNNNNNNNNNNNNNNNNNNNNNNNNNNNNNNNNNNNNNNNNNNNNNNNNNNNNNNNNNNNNNNNNNNNNNNNNNNNNNNNNNNNNNNNNNNNNNNNNNNNNNNNNNNNNNNNNNNNNNNNNNNNNNNNNNNNNNNNNNNNNNNNNNNNNNNNNNNNNNNNNNNNNNNNNNNNNNNNNNNNNNNNNNNNNNNNNNNNNNNNNNNNNNNNNNNNNNNNNNNNNNNNNNNNNNNNNNNNNNNNNNNNNNNNNNNNNNNNNNNNNNNNNNNNNNNNNNNNNNNNNNNNNNNNNNNNNNNNNNNNNNNNNNNNNNNNNNNNNNNNNNNNNNNNNNNNNNNNNNNNNNNNNNNNNNNNNNNNNNNNNNNNNNNNNNNNNNNNNNNNNNNNNNNNNNNNNNNNNNNNNNNNNNNNNNNNNNNNNNNNNNNNNNNNNNNNNNNNNNNNNNNNNNNNNNNNNNNNNNNNNNNNNNNNNNNNNNNNNNNNNNNNNNNNNNNNNNNNNNNNNNNNNNNNNNNNNNNNNNNNNNNNNNNNNNNNNNNNNNNNNNNNNNNNNNNNNNNNNNNNNNNNNNNNNNNNNNNNNNNNNNNNNNNNNNNNNNNNNNNNNNNNNNNNNNNNNNNNNNNNNNNNNNNNNNNNNNNNNNNNNNNNNNNNNNNNNNNNNNNNNNNNNNNNNNNNNNNNNNNNNNNNNNNNNNNNNNNNNNNNNNNNNNNNNNNNNNNNNNNNNNNNNNNNNNNNNNNNNNNNNNNNNNNNNNNNNNNNNNNNNNNNNNNNNNNNNNNNNNNNNNNNNNNNNNNNNNNNNNNNNNNNNNNNNNNNNNNNNNNNNNNNNNNNNNNNNNNNNNNNNNNcagagatctgcctgcctctgcctcccgagtgctgggattaaaggcgtgtgccaccaccgcccagcaacagCACGCTTCTTAAACAtagatccatctctccagtccctcaaaatgaaattcaaaaaggGCCTGATAGATGATTGTCTTGGATGTATGAGGGTGTGGGCTCCCCGCGAGTACtgcaaaacaaatatttcaaaagcttTGGGATCTGAATGTCCCTGGTGGGCATGGCAACCTCTCTCGTGGTTGGCAGGTGTGATCCTGCTGCAGCTGGACAGGCTCCGGCAATCTGGCTGGGAGCAGATGTGGAAGCTGATGGCCAAACGGGAGCTCCTTACTCTGCAGGCCACGTCTCTGGCTGACCAGGTCTGGAGGATTCTTTGTGGGAGCAGAGCTGAGGGGCAGGCTGGGGGCTGAGCTGTGATGTCTGTCACTGTGTAGGATGTTTTCAATGCTGTCATTAAGGAGCACCCTGAGCTGGTCCATCCCCTGCCCTGTGTCTGGAATGTGCAGTTGTCAGACCACACATTGGCCGAGCGCTGCTACTTGGAAGCAGCTGACCTCAAGGTGAGTGGGGACGGCAGGGTGGGGGACTGTTGCTCCTTCCCCATTCTAAATCCCTGCTGCTCACCTGGAACACAGGTGATCCACTGGAATTCACCAAAGAAGCTTCGCGTGAAGAACAAGCATGCAGAATTCTTCCGAAACCTGCACTTGACCTTCCTGGGATATGATGGGAAACTACTGCGTAGAGAGCTCTTTGGCTGCCCCAGCCAGCTCCCTGCTAAAGCCGAGCAGGTGAGAGGGCCATACCCCCTTGCCTTTGGGAGCTCTCAGCCCTCTGTACTCAAGTGGTCTTTGGCTGGAGGCCATGCTGTTCTGGACCAGCCTGCTCATTCTTTCCCTGGACCCTGCTCAGCTGCAACAGGCCATGTCACAGCTGAATGAGGAAGAACCCTGCTTTGAGTTCCGGCAACAGCAGCTCACTGTGCATCGGGTGCACATCACCTTCCTGCCCCACCAGCCGCCACCTCCCCGGCCCCACGATGTCACCCTGGTGGCCCAGCTCTCTATGGACCGGTGAGGGTGTGGAGGGCAGATCCGGATAGCATGGCATAGGCTTGGATGGGATTTGAGAGACCCGAGGGGTGTGGTAGTAAGCTACTGGTCCCTGGAAGAGCCCCAGAGGTTGGAGACATTGGATATGATGGGAAAAGCTTGGGCTTTGGAAGTCTTTCTAGCACCTGGAGCTGTCtgtccctcagtgctggggaacATGAATAAGCCTCAGCATTTCAGGCGGCTGTCAAATGTGGATGCACCCCTCTCGGGGTTGTTGTAAGGATTAAAAGAGACCAGCTCTATGTGATTATGAGGTGCTTAGTCACAGGAGGGGGCTCTGCAGCAGCTAACTTTGGGGAGGATTTCTAGCCATCCTGTGCTTCTTCTGCACTGGCCTGACCACCCCCCTCACCCCAGGCTGCAGATGCTGGAAGCCCTGTGCAGGCACTGGCCAGGCCCCATGAGCCTGGCCTTGTACCTGACAGATGCAGAGGCTCAGCAGTTCCTGCATTTCGTGGAGACTTCGCCAGTTCTCTCTGCGAGGAAGGATGTAGCCTACCATATAGTGTACCGGGAGGGCCCCCTCTATCCAGTCAACCAGCTCCGCAATGTGGCCTTGGCCCAGGCTCTCACGCCCTACGTCTTCCTCAGTGACATTGACTTCTTACCTGCCTACTCCCTCTATGACTACCTCAGGTGGGCCTGAAGGGTAGGAGAGGGGCAGCATTTGGGGTATACACAGTCAGGGTCAGGGTATCTTGGATTGTTGTGTCCGTTTCTTTCTGGGGCTCAATGACTTCTGTAAGATGGGGCTTGTCTTGGGCCTTTTCTTTGGGCCACCGAGTCAGGGAAGCAATGCCTTACTTCAAACAGCAGTTTCCTATATGGGAAGGCTATCTGTTTGGCttttcatttttcgagacagggtttctctgtagctttggaggctgtcctggaactagctcttgtagaccaggctggcctcgaactcacagagatctgcctacctctgtctcccgagtgctgggattaaaggctgagcCAGCACCACCCAACTGGAAAGGCTATACAACTGGGTTGGCTacctgggaggaggaggctgtGACTCAGCAGGAGTGAGACCCGTGGGCTAAGTGTTCCTTCTTCCCACATGCCCTTCCCCAGGGCCTCTATTGAGCAGCTGGAGCTGAGCAGTCTGCAGCGGAAGGCTGCCTTGGTGGTGCCTGCATTTGAGACCCTGCACTACCGCTTCAGCTTCCCGAACTCCAAGGCAGAGCTGTTGACTTTACTAGATGCAGGCTCCCTCTACACCTTCAGGTAGTTCTCCCCCACTGTTCCCATGCTGggtcccaacacacacacacacacacagacacacacgcacgcacgcacgcacgcacaccctGCTCACAAACTCCTAGCCTCAGCCCCGCTCCCACCTGATGCTGTTACACAGGTACCATGAATGGCCACAGGGTCATGCGCCCACAGACTATGCCCGCTGGCGGGAGGCCCAGGCACCATACCGTGTGCAATGGGCAGCTGACTACGAGCCCTATGTGGTGGTACCCCTTGACTGTCCCCGCTATGATCCTCGCTTTGTGGGCTTTGGCTGGAACAAGGTGGCCCACATCATAGAGCTGGATGCTCAGGTGAGGAGGGTGCCTTGTTGCCCTGGCTGTGGTCTGCCCCTTCCTGGTGGGCCATGGCACGAGTTTGCATTTGAGCCCTCACTTGCTCCTCCCTAGATCAGCCCTGGCTTTTGTCCCCACTCTTCCAGGAATACGAACTTCTGGTGCTGCCCGAGGCCTTCTCCATCCACCTGCCCCATGCTCCAAGTCTGGACATCTCCCGCTTCCGCTCCAGCCCCACCTATCGGGACTGTCTCCAGGCCTTCAAAGAGGAGTTCCACCAGGACTTGTCCCGGCGCTATGGGGCTGCAGCCCTCAAATACCTCACTGCCCTGCAGCCGTCCCAGAGCCGGGCCTGAGCTTGCCAAGCTGCCACACACACTCCCTGCAGACACTGGAGAACCCTGGTGGGTGCCCACCTTTAtggctatttaaattattttaaggtttgtcagaggggctggggtggagcatCTATGGGGGTTCCTCGATTTTCCCTTGTTGCTGTTCCACCATTGGGGTTTAATGCTTCTTTGCCTCAGCTGGTTTGGGGCTAATTCCCCCAATCCCc includes:
- the Large2 gene encoding LARGE xylosyl- and glucuronyltransferase 2, which gives rise to MLPRGRPRALGAATLLLVVVVVVGFFLFGRDPEYGLQATATLDGDPYGSRNRSTSDLQPLLPPKCEVGVPSQLLHVAIVCAGHNSSREVITLVKSVLFYRKNPLHLHLVTDAVARSILETLFRTWMVPAVIIRFYDAEELKPLISWIPNKHYSGLYGLMKLVLPSILPLSLARVVVLDTDVTFSSDIAELWALFAHFSDKQVIGLVENQSDWYLGNLWKNHKPWPALGRGFNTGVILLQLDRLRQSGWEQMWKLMAKRELLTLQATSLADQDVFNAVIKEHPELVHPLPCVWNVQLSDHTLAERCYLEAADLKVIHWNSPKKLRVKNKHAEFFRNLHLTFLGYDGKLLRRELFGCPSQLPAKAEQLQQAMSQLNEEEPCFEFRQQQLTVHRVHITFLPHQPPPPRPHDVTLVAQLSMDRLQMLEALCRHWPGPMSLALYLTDAEAQQFLHFVETSPVLSARKDVAYHIVYREGPLYPVNQLRNVALAQALTPYVFLSDIDFLPAYSLYDYLRASIEQLELSSLQRKAALVVPAFETLHYRFSFPNSKAELLTLLDAGSLYTFRYHEWPQGHAPTDYARWREAQAPYRVQWAADYEPYVVVPLDCPRYDPRFVGFGWNKVAHIIELDAQEYELLVLPEAFSIHLPHAPSLDISRFRSSPTYRDCLQAFKEEFHQDLSRRYGAAALKYLTALQPSQSRA